In Thermodesulfobacteriota bacterium, a single window of DNA contains:
- a CDS encoding extracellular solute-binding protein gives MYRGRILNIGLVTGVMVFLIFLFFVGLPLTAPSKAEKVTLSALVWEGYTDESFTKQFLEKYGAEVKGTYVGGMDEFFAKVKAGGAAAYDLVCLSSNLPKRMIDSDLVEPVDLKNIPNYSDIFEFFRKLEYNKKDGKIYGVNYTWGPDPVTYRTDVFDKCPTWDDFKNPEYKGKLSVPGEDNTAVFQAGILLGYDPYEMDKSKLDEAKKLLTQWRPQIRAFWSTAGELTNLIANKEVVGAISWPIITADLKKQGIPVAECIPDPGTTGWIDQWMVVKGTKHKDLAEKWINFAISPEGQMGVFKVTNYFIVNPKTAPLMTPEERAFTHIDDPNYILEASEKIKWWQPVMNEDEYNEVRQAFKTAK, from the coding sequence ATGTATAGAGGTAGAATTTTAAATATAGGGTTAGTAACAGGGGTGATGGTATTCCTTATATTTTTGTTCTTCGTGGGTTTACCATTGACTGCTCCCTCGAAGGCTGAAAAAGTCACGCTCAGTGCCCTGGTATGGGAAGGTTATACGGATGAGTCATTTACTAAGCAATTTTTAGAAAAGTACGGCGCCGAGGTCAAGGGTACGTATGTAGGAGGAATGGATGAATTTTTTGCAAAGGTAAAAGCAGGAGGAGCTGCGGCGTATGACCTTGTATGTCTCTCGAGTAACCTTCCAAAACGGATGATAGATTCTGATCTTGTCGAACCAGTGGATCTAAAAAATATTCCTAATTACAGCGATATATTCGAGTTCTTCAGAAAGCTTGAATATAACAAGAAGGACGGAAAGATCTACGGTGTAAATTATACGTGGGGACCCGACCCTGTTACCTATAGGACGGATGTTTTCGATAAATGTCCCACCTGGGATGACTTTAAGAATCCAGAGTATAAGGGTAAGCTGTCGGTTCCTGGAGAAGATAATACAGCCGTTTTCCAGGCTGGTATCCTTCTAGGTTATGACCCTTACGAGATGGATAAATCTAAATTGGACGAGGCGAAGAAGCTACTTACTCAGTGGAGACCGCAGATAAGGGCCTTTTGGTCAACAGCGGGTGAGCTTACAAATCTAATTGCGAATAAAGAGGTGGTGGGTGCGATCTCATGGCCTATCATAACTGCCGATCTTAAGAAGCAAGGTATTCCCGTAGCTGAGTGCATTCCAGATCCTGGGACTACGGGATGGATTGACCAATGGATGGTTGTAAAGGGAACCAAGCATAAGGACTTGGCGGAGAAGTGGATTAACTTTGCGATCAGCCCCGAAGGGCAGATGGGTGTCTTCAAGGTAACAAACTATTTCATAGTAAACCCTAAAACTGCGCCTCTTATGACACCCGAGGAAAGGGCTTTCACTCATATAGATGATCCAAACTATATTCTTGAGGCTTCGGAGAAGATTAAGTGGTGGCAACCGGTAATGAATGAGGACGAATATAATGAGGTTCGTCAGGCATTTAAGACTGCGAAGTGA
- a CDS encoding ABC transporter permease, with amino-acid sequence MKGRRLDFIILIAIPILWITILEIFAYSVLLIYSFWDTEYLTVIREFTLKNFVKIFTTPLYYGTILKTIGIGATVSVLSLILGYPVAFFIAYRIKRYKNLFLLLVIMQLWISYLVRAYAWKIVLGTNGVINQFLLFVGMIDEPLSILLYSKFALVLVLTMAFIAFLIIPVYAMLEKIPAEFLQASYDLGAGRITTFWRVIFPLTLPGVIAGITSVFALSVGDFVAALLVGGPEGIMIGNIIWSLFGSAFQWTLGAANGLVLILLVAFILYVSEKVAARYSGMEI; translated from the coding sequence ATGAAGGGAAGAAGGCTAGATTTTATAATTCTTATAGCTATTCCGATCTTATGGATTACTATCCTTGAGATCTTTGCTTACAGTGTTCTGCTTATCTACTCCTTCTGGGATACTGAATACTTAACAGTCATCAGGGAATTTACACTAAAAAACTTCGTCAAGATTTTTACGACTCCCCTTTACTATGGGACAATACTCAAGACTATTGGTATCGGTGCCACGGTGTCAGTCCTTTCTCTTATACTGGGATATCCGGTGGCCTTTTTCATTGCGTACAGAATAAAAAGATATAAGAATCTGTTTTTGCTCCTTGTAATCATGCAGCTCTGGATCAGCTATTTGGTGAGAGCTTACGCATGGAAGATAGTTCTCGGGACTAACGGAGTAATAAACCAGTTTCTACTTTTTGTCGGAATGATTGATGAACCACTTAGTATTCTGCTTTACAGCAAGTTTGCATTGGTGCTCGTGCTAACAATGGCTTTTATCGCGTTTCTCATCATTCCCGTATACGCCATGCTTGAAAAGATACCTGCGGAATTTCTTCAGGCATCTTACGATTTGGGAGCCGGAAGGATTACAACATTCTGGCGTGTGATCTTTCCTCTCACTCTTCCCGGAGTTATAGCGGGAATAACTTCTGTGTTTGCCCTGAGCGTTGGTGATTTTGTGGCCGCCCTTTTGGTGGGTGGTCCTGAGGGAATAATGATAGGAAATATCATATGGAGCCTCTTCGGAAGCGCGTTTCAGTGGACACTCGGTGCCGCAAACGGTTTAGTTCTTATACTTCTTGTCGCGTTCATATTATATGTGAGCGAAAAAGTCGCTGCACGTTATAGCGGAATGG